The Cyclobacteriaceae bacterium genome includes a region encoding these proteins:
- a CDS encoding sulfite exporter TauE/SafE family protein, protein MLFTAFLLGLAGSLHCLGMCSPLVMAVTSYQRPYFYNRLLYNGGRILMYGLMGMVASSFGSILSLSAYQTWLTISLGILLLLIGVTGSNLLNRIPIITSVMHRISSGAKSMFATLLKEKNTMSYFLLGALNGLLPCGLTYMALTYCFILPGYCSGFLFMIFFGLGTLAVMLGFTSVLKEIMQRFHISLQRFTTVSLIVLGIVLVARGVIIHETPHRSGPEEIVICK, encoded by the coding sequence ATGCTGTTCACCGCCTTTTTACTAGGACTTGCTGGAAGCCTGCATTGCCTTGGGATGTGCAGTCCTCTGGTAATGGCAGTCACCAGTTATCAGCGGCCGTACTTTTATAACCGGTTATTATATAATGGTGGCCGCATCCTCATGTATGGACTGATGGGAATGGTGGCGTCGTCGTTCGGGTCCATTCTTTCCTTGTCCGCCTACCAGACCTGGCTGACCATATCGCTGGGAATTCTGCTGCTTCTTATTGGCGTTACCGGTTCCAACCTGTTAAACCGCATCCCCATCATCACATCCGTTATGCACAGGATTTCTTCGGGTGCAAAATCAATGTTCGCCACCTTGTTAAAAGAAAAAAATACCATGTCGTATTTCCTGCTTGGCGCACTCAATGGTTTGTTGCCCTGCGGGCTGACTTACATGGCGCTCACCTATTGCTTCATTTTGCCAGGTTATTGCTCGGGATTTCTCTTCATGATTTTCTTTGGGCTGGGGACACTCGCCGTTATGCTGGGATTCACCAGCGTACTCAAAGAAATCATGCAACGTTTTCATATCAGCCTTCAGCGCTTCACCACAGTTTCATTAATTGTGCTTGGCATCGTACTGGTAGCACGTGGAGTGATCATCCATGAAACACCTCATCGCTCCGGACCGGAAGAAATTGTGATCTGTAAATGA